The genomic segment GTTATTCCATCAGATGGCAGTCACTGGTTGGGGATGAAGCCTATTGTGGAGGAGCTGGGGAGGAGAGGAAACCAGGTGGTGGTCGTCATCCCCGAGGCGAGTCTAAGTATGGGTCCTTCAGAGCATACCACCACTCTGACATATCCAGTGAACTACACCAAGGCTGAATTAGAAGTGAGCATAGCAGATGAATTCAACACCATTCTGAGCATTGATATCTCTACAGACCTGGCCAAGTTTCAGGCGTTCATCATCTCACTGGAGGTTCTGCAGATGTTTATATTGAGGAACGCAGAGGGTCTGCTCTTCAACAAGGACTTGATGAAGAAACTGCAAGAGTACAACTTTGATGTGATTCTCACAGATCCATTTGAGCCTGTTGGAGCTATAGCTGGTGAATATCTCTCCATTCCAGCTGTTTACATGCTAATAAACCATCCCTGTGGCGTCGATACTCTTTCCAGTCAATGTCCAGCTCCAGCCTCTTATGTTCCACAAGCTTTCACTCACTTTACTGACCGCATGAATCTTTGGCAAAGAAGTGTgaacctggtaaggactctgcTTCAGCCCATGGCTTGTGAACGCATGTTTGCTCGTGCAGATGAGATCGCCTCACATGTACTTCAGAGAAAAGCATCGATGGTGGAGATCATGAGCCGTGCAGCTCTCTGGTTTTTGCGTTTTGACTTTGCTGTGGAATTCCCACGACCAGTGATGCCAAACATGGTGATGATTGGAGCAACAGTTAGCCAGAAACTAAAACCTCTGTCACAAGTGAGTCTTTATTGTTGAGTTCTTAATAGGATTATACTAGTAAATGCTGTATGTGTGGAtgcaatttgattaaaaaaaacaacaacttgttTTGTTTAATCTCTGTAGTTATCCTGAAATAGAAAAGAACCAGCGACATGTACATTTCCAGTATGACTGGATAAGCAAGGTTATCAAAATAATGTCTGTGAAAAACACCTAAAATACTTTTTCTGCtgccatatttttatataacataaatagtaagagtagtatggtgtttagattttttagcAATTTAGTCTAAAAGCACTGAGACCTTtcacttttttctctttttcattttctgcttGTCTATATTTGTCAGGCTGTGCATTAATGATGGGGATTTTCCATGAATCTTTCTGCAGATTGCATAGATGCACCAGTAGGTGACACTcaagtatatataaaaaagccaCATTCATCTTTCATACAGACAGTGAGAGCAAACGTATTTGGTGTGGTCCTATTTTAGTATCAAACTGATTAGACCATTGATAGCTGAATTCATAAAGGCGTACAGTGTTCGTAGTTATCTCTTGACATTACTAGTAATTTGTGGCTTTGACTGTTGTTAGTATTGTTGATGACAATGATAAATGTCATTGAATTCAGTGTGCATACACTTTTTTAATaaccagagagaaagagagagatactAGATTTGATGTTAAGTATAGTATGGATGCATTCTGAATCTGTACTTTATTATAGCAAGTATTGGGTATTCATGACAACactcaaaaatacaattaatttattgGAGCCACTGGTAAATATCTGACTGTTTCCACCTGCATCAGGAAAGTGCGAAGGCTATAGGTTATTTTAACTGTATGTTGGATCATGTTAGACTCTCAAACACATTTCTTTGCTTTAGACCCATCAACATATTGTTTTTTCACTATTGTATTATCTTTACAACAGCCATTGTATCAAAGCGAGAGTGATTGAGTAGCAAACAGGTCCTCGTGTAAAAACATGTGCTCTGAAATCTTTCTCTCAGCACTTTCTTTCATTCAAAGTAGAGATCTTTGACCGCCACAGCCCTTGTACGTGAGAGTTCGTGTTTTTTGCGTGACTGCCTTGTGTTCCCATGTGTATAGGGAGGAGCTGGGAATAATAGAGTAGGCACAATATGTAAGGTGATCCTACTACTGCCAATCCATAATGACTTGCAGAATTGTTTTGAAAGTAGCATGCCACTATTTATGTCATAAATAAAAGCTATAACTTAAACCactgtaaggatccacccgctagtccaaacaacagaatccagcggcctggtcgaaggtttaatgcatgttcggtcttttacttgcgcatctgaatttatctggattcagtttcaattttagtctagctccgtgcttgatctgactccaatttcaagtaaTCGTTAAATTTAGGtaatattcttaattaaaaactgatcacagatatcgattgtatatcaatttagatatttgattattctgaaaatcccatactttcaattatttgtttattaggGACCAGGTATCGCACTTCGGCCGATTTTTTAGTGAATCCACGGACACAAACTCGCCAGTTCTAAACTTACTCAGAGTGTGCAGAGTGGTTATAATACCTTTACGTGACCTGCGCTTGCATACTCATAACAAAAAGCGTATTTTttcctataaccacgagagctacaccgtgttaagCCAGCGACAGTCAGAAATCTAAAATCTCCTTCATGGTGCTCCCCATGGTTCATCCACTAGTGCTTCAGTGTGATCTGTCCTGAACGCAGATTTGCGGAAATGCCACGACACATTAATATACttgaaaaaatgatttcagaagagatcagaataaatcaaatataacaatttattattagtcaggtaaacgtgtcgtgccaattacataatgaaacaattaGAAGCCAATTTAGAAAGGATAATGCAATTGTGAATCACATTGTAAGCGCGTGGCAACCCTGCTCCTGTACATAGAGACTGTGGCTATATGGGAAATAGCCAAGTGACCTACGCAGGACACgaacaaatttaacatagtcACACATGTAACAGGTATCCTAATTTAACACAAGACACACGGTCTAAAATGCGTAGCAAAGCACTCAGATGTTTTAGAGAATAAACTTAACTAGCCTATGTGCACATGTAGTAGCACAAACAACTATACAGTGTGCTCTATGGGCACAATGTGTTtaacacaattacatttttgaatcatacttgacagcagagagacacacagcagCAGAGCTCCAGAGACCCTCAGAAGTAGGGGGTCGTAACTGAACAAGCTAGGGGGGTGGTGCTGTTTGTTGtctttggagatctcttctccagattagttttatggctttattgcatggcatctgtcTTTGCGAGAGCTCCTGAGTTTTGGCctcagaattaattttataaggAAATAAATTCACTCCTTGCACCTCTAATAAACTCTGACAAAGGTAATGATAAAAAACAGTAACTTTAACCTCTAACAAACTGTGTTACGAACCagataatttacatttttcttccTTATAAgtcttaatataatttataaacaatattGTAAACAAAATGCTGAATGGTTGAACTTAATGGTTGttcaatttgttaacattagttaatgggTCATAACACTTATTACTTGTccagtttatttattcacttaaaattataatcatacATATGACTTGAATACACCTCTTATGATTatcaaggttttattttttatgttaatatttatttgaatttttttcttattgtaaattctttattctttattattacaATGACGCtacatgtagaaaaaaaaataaaactaaaacaggaaatgacatcagAGACGACTCCTGCAGACTCTCATGCTGTGTTGCTCAAAACGTTTAAGAGAATTAGTTTAGTTCAGGTTCATGTTGCGCAGCTCCCCAAAATCATGATATTTATTGAAAAACTTTATTACCGTTTCCTTTAGAAAGATTTGTAAACTAAATTGTTACCTGATGCATTAACTACTTACAtattgaaccttattgtaaagtgttactgatatATAATCGAGTTTGGTCCTCTTTGTATGAACAAAGCTATAGAAAACTCCTGTGATAGCTCTTAGATGTTCATATGCTCTTCAAATAATTAACCCAGAGCTACATTTAACCCACTTGTTAGACTTTAAACTGCACTGCAATGATATCATGACAGAATGTAAAAGTTAATTTGTTGTGCTGTGCACACATGCTGCCAGTGACCTATGAACACTCATTTCCCTTTTGTCTAGTTTTGAGGCCCCACCTCTTTTGAGATCATTCCCAGCCCTCTTAAATGTATTGTATTTCTGCTGTTTGAATGTTAGGAGGATGGTGAGAGCACTGACTGTTCCTGGTCTGGGGCTTCTAGCTTTGCTATGCTTGTTCTCCTCGGATCCCGTAAACGCTTGGAAGGTGCTTGTTATGCCAGTGGATGGCAGCCACTGGTTGAGCATGAAGATCCTGGTGGAAGAGCTTTCTCAAAGGGGTCATGAGATGGTGGTCCTGGTCCCTGAAACCAATGTTCTGATCGGAAAGTCTGGTGATTACACCACTAAGTTTTTTCGTGTGCCTTACACCCTTGCTGATCTGAAGGCCAACTTGGACAACATAGAGAAGAATGCATTTGAGAAGCCTCCGAAATTGACTGATATTGTTAAGAATTTGGGGAACCTGATTGAGTTCTTGAATATGCACGTGACAGCCTGTGAATGGCTACTGCATGACGAGTCCTTGATGAAGAGTCTTAGAGAAACAGGATTTGATGTTTTGCTCACTGATCCTTTCCTGCCCTGTGGCACCATCATTGCTGATTCCTTCTCGATTCCCGCCGTTTACTTCCTGCGTATGATTCCCTGTCTGCTTGATGTGGAAGCCACCCATTGTCCCTCACCTCCGTCTTTTGTCCCGCGCTTCTTCACTGGTTACACAGACAAGATGACTTTCCCTCAAAGAATAGAAAACACGCTTATGGCAGTTTTTGATGCTTTCCTATGCCGCAAACTGTTTGCTAGCACTGATGAACTGGCCAGTAGATATCTGCAGAAGGACACTACATACAAAGAGCTATTAAGTCACGGTGCAATCTGGCTTCTAAGATACGACTTCACCTTTGAGTATCCCAAACCCCAAATGCCAAACATGGTCCAAATAGGGGGCATCAACTGTGCTAAGAAGGGTCCACTGACAAAGGTAAGATGTTAATGAACATAGTTATTCTCAGACTGGTTGACTGAAattgacagcatttatttatgcaaattCATCCGTGTAAAACTTTGAGCAGTTAAAGCTTTTAGGCCATGTTTGCAGTAGGCTATTTAGACACTAAATAAGATATTATTCAATACATTTACAATACATTCAGTACACTATATTATACTCTATCTCCTATGTAATCCATGCACAAAGCCTGGCTGGTTAGATCTGTTGGTCAAATTAGAAGCTGTTGGTCCATGTCAACATGACCTAATCCATGCCGATGCCATGAATTTATGAGCAGTAGTATTAGAACACGTGATGTTCTGTGTACTTTGAAAGAGACTGGTTGCATCACATGATGTTTATTAAACAGTTACGCAGAGCTTGTCTGTAATGACATTGTTGAAGAGTGCCAACCTACACAATCATGAACTTGTTTAAATATCTAATTGCAATCTACAGTCATAAACTGTATCGAAGATGTGTATAATTCCATTAAACCTTATAACTCTCAGAGAGTCGCTTTAGGAGTTTAGATGTTGTGCATGATTTTCTAAACCAGCATGCATTTAATTacagacaatgtttttttttatgcttttgacTTTAAGCATTGCAATCTTTAAGAGGAAATGAGGTGCCCCTTTGTGTTTACGGTATGAAACACTAAGGAATGGAGAAGCTTTTTGTATAGTTGTGCACTGTTGAGTAAGCAAACAGAGTAAATTCTTCTTTTACCAAGAGGTAGATCTGTTTGTATGTTAATAACTAAAACACTTGAACTCAGAGTGTtaggtcaaaaaaaaaaaaacattgcattgtTGCAGTATGCTGCTTTTCAAGGTTTGAACATGCATGTACGTTCAAGTGGATATCTGTGTATCTGTgtgagcaaaacaaaaaaaaaaaaaaagaaaggaaggaaggaaggaaagggGGAGGTTACAGTGAAAGCTTGCTCCACTGTGTCCTTAGAACATGAAACCGGTGTTCAATGCTGACATCTGTTCTCTGTGCAGGAGCTGGAGGAGTTTGTGAACGGTTCTGGAGAGCATGGGTTTGTGGTCTTCACTCTGGGCTCCATGGTGTCACAGTTACCCGAGGCCAAAGCCAGAGAGTTCTTTGAGGCTTTCAGGCAGATACCTCAGAGGGTAAGTGAGGACAgacttgaaaataaataaataaaagactacATGGATTACATGGCTGCATATTATTAACCTTCATGATTCTCTTTGATTGGTAGGTGCTATGGAGGTACACTGGACCAGTCCCTGAAAATGCTCCAAAGAATGTAAAATTGATGAAGTGGCTGCCACAAAATGATCTCTTGGGTATGTGTAGATTCTCCTTTGACCGTCCcgtaaaacattttattcataatttgcttttttgGCATTGCTGACAAAAGTCTTGCCATATTATAATTGACTTCATCATGTCAGCTGctaacacactaatacactgAATGTGTTTTCCTTTACATTGTAGGCCATCCTAAGGTTAAGGCTTTTATTACACATGGTGGATCACATGGAATCTATGAAGGAATCTGTAATGGGGTGCCAATGGTGATGCTTCCTCTGTTTGGCGATCAAGGGGATAACGTTCAGCGCTTAGTGTCTCGAGGAGTTGCAGAAACCCTGAGTATCTATGATCTGACCGCAGAAAAACTGCTGGTTGCATTGAGAAAGGTCATCAACGACAAAAGGTAAACATAATCAGGTTCAGCCTGTGCATGAAATCAGTTTATGAACtgatgcattgtttttatttatgcaacATTTAGTACTGAACTTAGTAAAATATAAGAGTATATTTAGAGTATTGCACTGTGAAAATGGTTTTTCGAAATTGTAAAAAAgtttattggagtatgtttaaCAAAAGatgctatttcagtctttctgtaATTCAGATTGTAgttctttataattatttgtgaaatttactagcaatttctgagtgaaaaatatttcaaagtaAAATGTAAACTGTGCAGTCCTTTTGAATgcaacaaaatataaacatactTCATCTTTGACTCAACAGCTACAAGGAGAAGGTAACAGAGCTTGCAGCTATTCACAGAGACCGTCCCATTGAGCCTCTGGACCTGGCTGTGTTCTGGACTGAGTTTGTTATGAGACACAAAGGGGCAGCGCATCTCAGACCTGCAGCCCACGAGCTGAACTGGATTCAGTATCATTCTCTGGACGTCATTGGCTTTCTCCTTCTCATTCTAGTGACTGTTATTTTTGTGACTGTCAAAAGCTGCATGTTCTGTTTCAGGAAGTGCTTCAAGAAAACTCAGAAAAAGAAGAGGGAGTAGATATATTGTAGATACAATGTAGAtacaatgtttcttttttttctttttttttgggtgaTTGTTTAGAGACTTGCCTAATCTGTGTTTTTATATCTTGAATACCTCCTTGACCTGGATTATTGACTTGAATAAAGCCTCACAAAACCTgctgagtgtgtcagataaacatttacatttgttgttatttttaattactgttATTTCAAATCAGAATGAACAAATTCATGCTAagatattgtaaaaaaaaaaaaaaaggcagacaGTATTTTAACTAATTTTTAAAGACAATTTTGATCATGCATCTTTTTGCTTGGTTATCCCTAAAGCTCAGTTACTGTTACAGATCATGAGTTTAGATAACATGACATAATGGTGATTTGCAAGTTAATCTGAAGTTTACTTATCACGCTTCATACAATTGCTAACTGTTAAGGCACTGACAAAGCATTGAAGAAGAAACAGGGCACCTGCTTTCAATTTCAATCTATGCAACAATCTAGGCTATGCTttactgattaaaaaaaggaTAATATTATTGCTGCAAATCCTTATTCAGGGAAGCAAAATGACCAGGGTTATTGCAACACTACTAAGTTTTATAGCGTTTAACACTGAGTATGTGTAacatcaaatatttttgttttctgctaataaaataaattctaaagtTGAAAAT from the Onychostoma macrolepis isolate SWU-2019 chromosome 09, ASM1243209v1, whole genome shotgun sequence genome contains:
- the LOC131546880 gene encoding UDP-glucuronosyltransferase 1A5-like yields the protein MASLWLLLGLFLCSSAEAGKLLVIPSDGSHWLGMKPIVEELGRRGNQVVVVIPEASLSMGPSEHTTTLTYPVNYTKAELEVSIADEFNTILSIDISTDLAKFQAFIISLEVLQMFILRNAEGLLFNKDLMKKLQEYNFDVILTDPFEPVGAIAGEYLSIPAVYMLINHPCGVDTLSSQCPAPASYVPQAFTHFTDRMNLWQRSVNLVRTLLQPMACERMFARADEIASHVLQRKASMVEIMSRAALWFLRFDFAVEFPRPVMPNMVMIGATVSQKLKPLSQVSLYC
- the LOC131546878 gene encoding UDP-glucuronosyltransferase-like isoform X4 produces the protein MVRALTVPGLGLLALLCLFSSDPVNAWKVLVMPVDGSHWLSMKILVEELSQRGHEMVVLVPETNVLIGKSGDYTTKFFRVPYTLADLKANLDNIEKNAFEKPPKLTDIVKNLGNLIEFLNMHVTACEWLLHDESLMKSLRETGFDVLLTDPFLPCGTIIADSFSIPAVYFLRMIPCLLDVEATHCPSPPSFVPRFFTGYTDKMTFPQRIENTLMAVFDAFLCRKLFASTDELASRYLQKDTTYKELLSHGAIWLLRYDFTFEYPKPQMPNMVQIGGINCAKKGPLTKELEEFVNGSGEHGFVVFTLGSMVSQLPEAKAREFFEAFRQIPQRVLWRYTGPVPENAPKNVKLMKWLPQNDLLGHPKVKAFITHGGSHGIYEGICNGVPMVMLPLFGDQGDNVQRLVSRGVAETLSIYDLTAEKLLVALRKVINDKSYKEKVTELAAIHRDRPIEPLDLAVFWTEFVMRHKGAAHLRPAAHELNWIQYHSLDVIGFLLLILVTVIFVTVKSCMFCFRKCFKKTQKKKRE